In Nymphaea colorata isolate Beijing-Zhang1983 chromosome 5, ASM883128v2, whole genome shotgun sequence, one genomic interval encodes:
- the LOC116255191 gene encoding uncharacterized protein LOC116255191 — MVGTRSTHGTTGEQLQNLTQHRRRPQIEESDMSMPGDKEVTAGLVAALQTMQSTLETMALRMEQLEHVEAKIDIPVFDGSIDAEKLDSGLAQMETYFTLYEYPGTERVAFARFKLTNHALAWWNGILASREGQGVTWEEFKRLLRLEFYPMGYLQDRWTRWYTLWQYNTQSVQEYTTEFRRLAVAFGVSINTEEPVQKFVAGLHYTIRQELQLFRVLDVSSASTTAMAIEAKNRGSNYKNSAKSKQKVSKYDKNHTSKDSKSYPSKSDFYCDHCKISGHNKDKCWKVHPELKPKRFKEHNRGKQINTVMARENEPERVGSMQQPDTALSLMARSDTVISTVEEEHAEELFTIKIQDVGQRVDRQCKVKFAITSRFIDEVICDVVPLDVCQVVLGSPYLWLRDGHYHRRAQEYELTKDGKQFVITRDNIASPTDLMTAGQVKRVVNACQKFVLLLVRLVQPCEKNATIHLMYMHEKEEGMLTKLLNSYTDLFEDPQGLPPRCPVEHEIHLQSDAPLPNLSMYRNSVLENDEIKRQVMDLLERGLVQHSSLPCGSPVVLVPKKDGGWCMCIDYRALNKITVKNRYPLPRIDDLLDQLKNARFFTKLDLKSGYHQVCIRDEDTWKTAFKTRQGLFEWKVMPFGLCNAPATFMHLMNDVLCPFLDKFVLVYLDDILIYSESWEDHEQHIRQVFEVLQQHQLRLNGKKCEFAKTSLIYLGFIVGGGTLRIDPDKVDVILLAAPLHALTKAHSKFEWTEKCEAAFNLLKRKISEAPLLALPNLHKPFELETDASGYAMGAVLMQVQGPVAYYSELFQGAQLNYSAYDKELLALHQAIKHWRCYLLGKETVVHTDHRPLQYLQSQSKLQQARHMKWMSYLQQFNIVIKYKQGSQNKLADMLSRPPQASVCLTGFMQIQPSQHDDYVHLYMHDPDFCEHYKAAQTGIKSEYTIKNHLLEKDGRLCIPKGADHTM; from the exons ATGGTGGGGACCCGATCGACGCACGGCACCACTGGTGAGCAGTTGCAAAATCTCACACAACATCGACGGCGACCACAAATTGAAGAGAGTGACATGTCTATGCCCGGCGACAAAGAAGTGACTGCTGGGTTGGTTGCTGCTCTTCAAACCATGCAATCCACCCTTGAAACCATGGCGTTACGGATGGAGCAACTTGAGCAT GTGGAGGCCAAGATCGACATCCCTGTATTTGATGGTTCCATTGATGCTGAGAAGCTGGACTCTGGGTTGGCTCAAATGGAAACCTATTTTACTCTTTATGAGTATCCAGGTACGGAACGTGTAGCCTTTGCTAGGTTTAAACTTACCAACCATGCATTGGCATGGTGGAATGGTATCCTGGCATCTCGTGAAGGACAGGGCGTCACTTGGGAGGAATTTAAACGACTCCTGAGGTTGGAGTTTTATCCAATGGGATATTTGCAAGATCGTTGGACAAGGTGGTATACGTTGTGGCAGTATAACACACAATCAGTTCAAGAATATACAACCGAGTTCCGACGGCTTGCGGTTGCTTTTGGTGTATCGATCAACACTGAGGAACCTGTACAAAAATTTGTGGCGGGTCTACATTATACGATTCGCCAAGAGTTGCAGCTTTTTCGAGTGTTGGATGTCTCAAGCGCAAGTACTACAGCAATGGCTATTGAAGCAAAGAATAGGGGAAGCAACTACAAAAATTCTGCAAAATCCAAACAGAAAGtatcaaaatatgataaaaatcacACTTCGAAGGACTCCAAGTCATATCCTTCCAAGTCTGATTTTTACTGCGATCATTGCAAAATTTCTGGACACAACAAAGATAAATGCTGGAAGGTGCATCCTGAATTGAAACCCAAGCGGTTCAAGGAGCATAATAGAGGGAAACAGATTAATACGGTGATGGCTAGAGAAAATGAGCCTGAGAGGGTTGGCTCAATGCAGCAGCCAGACACGGCCCTATCCCTGATGGCGAGATCTGATACTGTTATCTCAACCGTGGAGGAGGAGCATGCTGAAGAACTCTTCACCATCAAGATTCAG GATGTTGGACAACGAGTGGACCGCCAGTGCAAGGTGAAGTTTGCCATCACCTCTCGTTTTATTGATGAAGTTATTTGTGATGTTGTTCCACTTGATGTTTGCCAAGTGGTTCTTGGAAGTCCATATTTGTGGCTCCGTGATGGTCACTACCATCGACGAGCACAAGAATATGAACTCACCAAAGACGGGAAGCAGTTTGTGATCACTCGGGACAACATCGCCTCTCCAACAGATTTGATGACAGCCGGACAAGTCAAACGAGTGGTGAATGCATGCCAAAAATTTGTCTTATTGCTTGTACGTTTAGTGCAGCCGTGTGAAAAGAATGCCACAATTCATCTCATGTACATgcatgagaaagaagaaggtaTGCTCACCAAATTACTCAACTCTTATACTGATTTGTTTGAAGATCCACAAGGCCTACCACCACGGTGTCCAGTTGAGCATGAAATTCACTTGCAATCTGATGCCCCTCTACCCAACCTTTCCATGTATCGCAATTCGGTACTTGAGAATGACGAAATTAAAAGACAAGTGATGGACCTGCTGGAGCGTGGATTAGTGCAGCACAGCAGTTTGCCTTGTGGATCTCCCGTGGTCTTGGTACCCAAGAAGGATGGAGGATGGTGCATGTGCATTGATTATAGAGCACTCAACAAGATCACTGTCAAGAACCGTTACCCACTCCCTCGCATCGACGACTTGCTGGACCAACTCAAAAATGCTCGGTTCTTCACCAAACTTGATTTAAAATCAGGGTACCATCAAGTTTGCATCCGAGACGAGGACACATGGAAGACGGCATTTAAGACGCGTCAAGGACTCTTCGAGTGGAAGGTGATGCCATTCGGCCTGTGCAATGCCCCCGCCACTTTTATGCATCTCATGAATGACGTCCTATGTCCATTCTTAGATAAATTTGTATTAGTTTATCTCGATGATATTCTGATATACAGTGAATCATGGGAAGATCACGAGCAACATATCCGTCAAGTCTTTGAGGTGTTACAACAACATCAACTACGGCTTAATGGAAAGAAATGCGAATTTGCCAAGACCTCCCTCATCTATCTTGGCTTCATAGTTGGTGGTGGAACCCTCCGCATCGATCCAGATAAGGTTGATGTCATTC TATTGGCCGCACCTCTTCATGCCTTGACTAAGGCACATAGCAAGTTCGAATGGACAGAAAAATGTGAAGCTGCTTTCAATCTTCTGAAACGAAAAATAAGTGAAGCTCCACTCCTTGCATTGCCAAATTTACACAAGCCATTCGAATTAGAAACCGATGCTTCTGGTTACGCTATGGGAGCAGTCCTCATGCAAGTACAAGGACCGGTGGCCTACTATTCCGAGCTATTCCAGGGAGCACAACTCAATTATTCAGCATATGATAAAGAGCTTCTCGCATTACATCAGGCCATTAAACATTGGCGGTGCTATTTGTTAGGGAAAGAAACCGTGGTACACACCGACCACCGTCCCTTACAGTATCTCCAATCTCAGTCAAAACTGCAGCAAGCGCGCCATATGAAATGGATGTCTTACCTCCAGCAATTCAATATTGTCATCAAGTACAAGCAGGGGAGTCAAAACAAATTGGCAGATATGCTCTCTCGGCCACCACAGGCCTCTGTTTGCTTGACCGGCTTCATGCAAATCCAACCCAGCCAGCATGATGATTACGTCCATCTATATATGCATGATCCAGATTTTTGTGAGCATTACAAAGCTGCACAAACAGGCATAAAATCTGAATATACTATCAAGAATCATTTGCTGGAAAAGGACGGAAGACTGTGCATCCCAAAAGGGGCAGATCATACCATGTAG